The DNA region ataattaattaaaggtAATACAATAAGTACAGAAATTTCAAGTCACTTTGgatttatccatttttttcaaaacgaagTGTCCATGCTGGTTCTCCTTTGTTGGCGTCTACAGGTAAACTTATGCACAGAGTTTGACCAACTTTCTTCCACtgcaaaaagagagagaaaaatttaataagaaaCAGGCGATGCTCCGACATAATTTGACAAGTTGACCTTATCAATTGGGAATAATTCCAGAAACATGTACGTTACCTTCAGTTTTTTACCATTAGAAAGTAGCGATATTTGCGGACTGTCAGGTATTTGCTTTGCCCCTAAACATAAATTATCGTCCTCGGGCCAGCTCAGAAGGGTGGCATAAAGTTTTTGCTTATTCGAGCTTTGTGTATACCACACATCTCCGGTGGTCGTATCATTTTGCACATTCCATGGTCTGCTGCCATAAATCGCTTCTCCGTTTACTGCCAGCCAAGCTCCTACACAATAAATGAATCAATCACCGCAAAACAGGGGAAAAAAAGGTGAACAGCCGTTAAATATGGAGTCATTGAAGAATATGGTAACTGGCTACAACTGTAAAACGAACTAATACCTAGACCGCGAAGCCTTTCCTCAAAAATGGGTGCAATAATGCCATCTTTAGTCGGTCCAACATTCATAAGCAGATTTCCGCCGCAGCTTACAGTCACTACCAATTCGTGAACTAACTCCTTCAGTGAGAGGTAATCAGCCAGAACAGCGTTTCTTCGAAATCCCCAAGAAACCCTATCAATTGTCATGCAGTTCTCCCACTTGTGTGGCTGAAGTACACCTGCAAGTAAGAACGTGGAGCTCAGGATCTTAataaatgtgtgaaaaattgaaaatctcaaTTGTAATTACCTGGATTATAACGATCTGTGCAGGTATAGTAGCCACCGTGGTGGCATGGAATGTTAGATCCCCATCGATCGTTAACTACAACAGTATCTTTGACTGGACTATCGTTATACAACCAGGCCAGAAATTCCTTAGATTTCCAATATGTGTCCGACGCATCCCAGTCCCCGTCGGACCAGATTACCTCCGGATGATAATTGTTGACGAGTTCAAGAAGCTCGGGGTATATCTTTTGCGTAACAAAGTTATCTGTTGCAAATTTGTTCTTCTTGTCGTTTAGGTACATGGGATTAAACCACTCGTACATTGAATGATACAGACCAAATTTCAGGtctgtattttttcttatagcCTGTGCAAGATCACctgcaaatttgaaatatgataTAAACCTTCACAAAGTTTAATCGAAAATTAAGACAGATTTTCatactaaaatttttattacaaacgaTTGTATACGACTTTTTCAcgcaaaaatatatacatatattcacaaTGCAGATCAATAATTGCAACACTAAATGTATAAGAGAGGAAAACATCTACAAACCTACGAGATCCTTGTGTGGCCCAATATCAACAGAGTTCCAACTGAAGGAGTATCTAGATGGCCACAAGGTGAAACCTTCGTGATGTTTACTCGTCAGTACAACATACTTAGCTCCGGCTGCTTTGAATAGTTCGCTCCATTGGGTagcgttgaaaaattctgcagtGAAGTCACGAGCAAACTCTTGATAACTGAAGTCAGGTGGATAGTGCGCTTTCATGAATTCCTCATACTTGTTACCAGATTCAGCTGCGAAACagacaaatttgttttaaaagTCTGGGGAAAAAAGGGGGGTAAAAAACTTGAAGATATTTAACATCATTTACATTTCCAATTCTTCCAAAACCATTCAGATCCAAAACCTGGTACACTAAAGACACCCCAGTGAATAAAAACACCAATCTTCCCATCTTCGTACCAGTCTGGTATCGGTCGTTTATCCAGACTGTCCCAGGTTGCTTGGTATGGTTTGCCGTCAACTTCAGTCTCATCTTGAAGAAACCCATTCATTTCTTTGTGAGAAGTCTCTTTGTTCCATTGTTCGACATCGTCATTGTTCATCATTACGACGTAGTTGTCGAGTTGATTGGAATAGCTCGTTGCGCAATAGCATAGCAGTAATAAGCCGCgtaaaatcattattataaaatgGATATAGTAAGAATTAGTTTAGCAATAATCATACACTGTATTTTCAAACTATTATACTGCAGCGGTTTGAGGCAGAGGAAACGCCTCTTTCCTGTACTTGGTTGCTGTTACCAACTGATTGAGGTTACAAGCGTCATCAGCAGTATTCAATACCTACTGTGTCAAGATAAAAAACGTCTGTTATCATGTACATTTGTAATgtaaacatgaaaaagaaatctccACTGGACAAGGACAGTGCGGTCTGCTGTCAATGACCGGTAAATGCCACATCAAAGGTAATAGAAGGTAATCGAAGGTGACCTCATCGACGTGACACCGGCAAAGTCGGTGTATGCGACTATTCCGGCTGCGTAGATCTCAGGTAATTTCTACGTCCACTCACCTATGAGATACCAAATTTACGTGAAATTGTTTACACGTTCGATAACTTCGACGCTTGGGCCAAGAAAATCAGAGTAAAGAATCTATCAATTGTTGGCTGCAGGAGGTGAAATAATTCTTAGCATTATTACCTTGCATTACCATGCACTAGTAATTCCATTACGATGTGCCTGCAATAAGaaattaacgataaaaaaatcgttaatttgAAACGTtcgaataatattttgaacGTGGCGTCACTATTTACTTGTTTTAACAACGATGCCATCTTTCGGTAgaccatttatttattgttcaaaaaattGGCGCGATCAGttggtaaataaattattccgattttctaaattttgccCATCATGTGTCGCTGTctactcattgttttattaacCATTCTTGATGCAATTGGCGCGCAATCGTCGGTTCAAATCGTCATTTGTTTCACGAGTACACGAAGCTCGTCGCGACGATGTTACGACTCGCAAAAACTAATAATGATCAAAAATCGTAGTGACATGACCGAGTTTTCTGACTGAACGACATCTTAATCACAATTTACTATTGATAAGTCCGAAACATTCGAggcaatttttattcgattataatatttatttctaagATATCGATAGAACGACCAATCGAAAGCGCGATCGTCACTTGAACTAGCTTGCATTTGTTTTCTCTCGCGTTCCACGCAAGTCGGGTTGGATGTTCCAGAGTTTGAGTGAACTGTTTATAatcataaatatattataagtgAATCGTTAACGTATAAACAATATCATCAATTTCGACAATGGACAAACCAATGACGATCATCGCTGAAATGTTTGAGGGCAAGCtaagattttcagttcatcGCAACTCggtacacgtatacatatttgaGTAAGAATTGTCCCATAATTATATCCTCATCATGGAAATCTAATTCATTCGTGAGAAAAATGTTCATAATCAGCTTGATTGCTGTCGTGATTAACAGTATTAACTTTTTCGGTATAAAAACtagtaaagaagaaaaatatcgcAGGAAACATCGGAGGATGATTTCTCTCAACCGTATCTCTATATTAAATAATCACACAGGAATAGGTCTATTTGTTATATTCGCAAagctaaaaagaaaattcatgaaatatcatttcatgtttttcaacATGTTCAAGATGACGGTGCTGGTACAATATTTGATCAAGTTTCGGCGGGACTCGTGACGTCACGTTAAAACAATCGAGTGATCCGTTATGGCCCGATATTCAAATGTTTTTAAGGCGTTGCAAAGGTTGTAAACTCGCGTGTGAAGTGTTCGTTCGTCATTTTTCGAACGTAATAACGTGCAGTAAAGATCTTATATAATTATGTCAGAGTACTTATTAAAACAGCTtttaaatatgataaaaatattcgtgATTGTGAAAAGACATAAAACTCTTCGTGATACGGTGTGACGGTCAGAAAGGTAAGACATAAacgctggaaaaaaattctgtgaattCTATATCCACCTATTTGTAGGCAACCGTGTCATGAATGTAGCTCCAGTTGCCTACAGATAAGCGGATTCTCGCCTTTACACACGCAAGCACACAAAGTGTAGCGATGGAAAATATAGGCTGCTATTTAACGGACTTAATTTCAAagcttaatttttatatttcaatttcagcaCAGAAGTTTCATCAAAGGCGTGGAAACTGGGCTGTTGTTGGGAGAAAGCGGCACGAGTGAGTCGCATgcctttgaatttgaaatcgcTATTCCTATACGTATTTATTGTTCTCCATCAAAACGCTGCGGATTTACCGTGTCGTCACTCAATGTTCAGCACTAAATACACGAGCATTCGATACTTGTATTTATCTTAGAAAATtggttgaaattattaaatttaattgtaataaaattctttgattGGATTGTTTCTAATCAgagggacgaaaaaaaaattaaattaaaatacagCGGTATTATTGAAGCatgtttataaaaatcgcataCAATAACAACACGGAATTATTGTACATTACATAATACGGTTGCtgagtgatatttttttttcatataattttcatattcgtAGCAACTTTAAAGAGCGTTACAAATTCACCCAATACATTCGTTCTCGACATGCATTCAATGACCACCACACATATATAACCCTGATACATATTGATCGCTGATCAAATGAAAACGTACACAGCCTACTATAgattaatgataattaatatacaGCTGCTTACCTAAACTAGATGATATTGTGTAATGCTTTCGGAAAGACTTTCCTAATAGTCTCTTAGCggtaaatgaaatataaagatatttatttacaattctgTCTTGGGTGTAATGCTTagtgatatatgtatgtttatattttacataataATTGGTAGAGAAATATTATGCAATTTTATAttacgaatattattattatcatcattattctaACAACTTATCAAGACATTCGTAAGTTCGCTTCATTACCATTTCTTACTTAACAACTATAACATGATATCTCAAAAGATTCACACTTGGGTTGCGATATTCAGTGGCGttcttaattattattacaaaaaatgatgCTATATTGCAGAAATATAGATCGCTTTAATActtacttttatttcttcttcaataaatatactttcaaatattttctatttcttttgcttttttctttttgcggAATCGCCGTAAGAAAAAATCACGCACTTGCTTTGCTACCCAATTGTGAATTGCTCTGAAAGGAAAGGGTTAAAATTCGAAGTATCAAGCCACCAACACCGTTCAAgcttattattcattattaaacGGTAGAAGCTAGATCTTCCTGGAGATTTGCGAATAGGAGGTAATAATTTCTTTGTACCAAGGGGCTGACCCACTCGTCAATAGATTTTAAGATTGCTTAACTTCTTAGTTTGTGCTTATTTcagtgaaaaatgttgatttctttgaaaaacgtATGAttaacataaaaaatatttgtatcttCGAACCTGTATCTATTCGACCAGAATTTTATCCGTGATTAGAATGATACCGCATTCACAATTATTTGCCAAGTGGGttttcgctttttttcaaacgttataAAAAGATTCAGAATTCTATAATCAAAAGTAATTCGAGTTGTGGCTGAGACGTTGTTGCATGCAATTCGGTATCCAGTACCTTATTTGTcaccaaatatttataaaatgttgTGTAATTAACCCTTTCCTGTTAACTAAAATGAGAACGCATACATAATGTACGgttgacaataaaaattttcttaccagTTTCGGTAAGAAGTTATTCCAATAAGCGTGGATATGACAATTTATCACAAGTGCTGGTATTCGGTTGGCCACAAAAACCGAGAGATCTGATGTTCTTCAGGACTAAAAAACTTATCGCGCCTTCTCTTACTCGAAATGAGTTCGttgttactaaaaaaaaaacccagaaataataaaatagacaaaaataaaaatgtactcAATAGAAATTGTTTAAGATATTCAGGTTACTCAGATTTCATGACCATTCCATaatattcaacgattttgagaCACTAATgtcgaaagagagaaaaaaaaaaagggaaaaaacaaTCGACGAGTTAATCTCTGTAAGTTGCAGTAAGACTTTTCAAAACATCTGGCCAATAACAGCAAGCGATCGAACAGCAGATTGAACATTATTAACGTGAATATGGTGCGCGACGGTGTGATGATGGTCTTCGAGGACCCCGATCTCTCCATATTGAGCCCGACAGCGTTTTTGATGGGCGAATAAACTCCCGCTGTGACTGTAGGCTGCCCCGCACGTTTTACATATGTAAGGTTTTTCACCGGAATGAGTATAAGTGTGCTCCTTCAGTGTGCTAAGTCTCTTGAACGCTTTCCCACACGTTTTGCACAAATAATTTGCCTCACCCGTGTGGCGAGTCAAATGTCTTCTGAAGGCCGAGCTGACAGCAAACGCGGCACTACAAACATGACAAACAAATGGTTTGTCCCCCGTGTGGATGCGAAGATGATTTGCTAGGCTGGTCGTTGTTGTGAAACCGCTGTTGCATATCTTGCAAACGTGTGGCTTTACCCCTGTGTGCGTTCTCACGTGATAAGTTAACGACGAATTGCTCGGGTATACTTTGCTGCAAATATGGCAGAGATATTCTCGCGGTACTTTTTCCTTGGGTTTATTATGCGTCTTCTGATGAAGAGCCAGCCTGGCTTGGCTGGCGCAAACTTTTTCGCAAATCTCGCACGTCGCCGGCTCGGCTTTTGGCTTGTGCATCGACACGTGACGTCTGAGTCCTTTTTTTGTCGCCATGATTTTATCGCAATGCTGACACTTGTATTCGCCTCCGCCATCTTCCTCGCTGCCCTCTTTTCTCGTGCTCTCCCCACTATCCGTAGTtggtttcctttttcttttaggAATCGGTTCGTCATCCGAATCAAACAATTTGTTATCGTACATTAGATTATCCAACAGTCCGTGACCATGTTTTTCCGCATGTTTTTTCAGTGAGTCAGGTCggaaaaaccattttttacaaacggtacaagaatattttttctctccgtgaACAAGACTGTGtctctttaaatttttcaacgtcgaACAGTACTGGCTGCAAGATTGACATTTATACAACTCTGgagcattttcaaattcgtcagGTTCGTCGTTAGTTTCGCTCGCGTCGTCTGTATCGTCCTCGTTTTCAAGCTCGTTTATCGGGTGTTTTTCTTCGATCGGATCGTCGATCTTGATTTGTTTTATAATGTCGTTTACTTTCTCCGTGTGAGACTTCAGATGGCGTACCAAACTctgtgactttgaaaaagagGCGTGACACAGTTGACACGCGTGCGGTTTGGAGACGTGTATCTTTTTAtgtttttccatattttctagcttgtaaaacaatttcaagCATATGTCACATTTGTGTTGCTTTTCGTGAACGAGGGAATGTTTTTTCAGGCCTTTCTGCGTCGCGTATCTTTTCTCGCACACTTTgcatttaaatttcattgaatcagAATCTTGGCTGTCGCTATTTGCCTCGTCTTCATAATCGTCGTTACAATTGTCGTCGGTGTAACTCTTGGTAGGCAACGATTTCGCCTTTATATTTTGCGCCCGTTGTATGAGCGGTACATCTTCTCCTTCTGCGTTATCATTTAACAAACTTTCAACAAGATAATCCTCTTCCGACATTTCTGTACTTTTAGCTTCGTCTGGTTTTACGTCAGGCAATTCTGATGCCTCTTTTTGCTCCTCTATTCTCTCTAGCGACGGCCCGGTTCCCACATCGCCAGACTCCTCTAAATCTGTTTGCGGAAATGGAGAGTGACGAGTGTCATCTTCTAACGTCTCGGTTCTTTCGTCACCCTTGTTTACGTCGAATCCAATATTgcatatattaaaaattttattctcctcCACTATTCCTTCCCTCATTTTGTTTTCAGCTCCGCACGACTCAGCCGATTGAAAAGGCTCTCCTGACGTTGTAAAGTCCTGTGAACCTGCCGTCTGCATTTCTTGTTTCACGGAGTAGTTCCCTGGAGAATTTGTAGTCTTGGTTGTAAGAATAATTCGCGTTTGCGGTTCAGTTTGTGTGCTCGAATCCtagaaaatgtaaaatctGCAATTACTAACAAACACGAGCAATACGATATTAATCAttacaatttttgcaaaatagcGGAATCATGTACCAACCGTAACGTTGGACTTTGCCGGTTTATTGTAATACAATCTCAATCGAGCATCCGAGTTCTGACATTGTTGTCGAAATTCGTGCGCTACAGTCGCCTTGTAGATACAGACATCGCAGATCAGCGAAGGCAGCCCATCTTCTTCTTGGACTTCTATCGAGCCGCAAACTTCTATTTTCTGATAAAGCCCAGAAAGTTCGCTCGCCTCGGGATCGGTGCAAAATAATGGCGACAAGTTTGTACTTTCCGAAAGACACACTCTGCACGCTCTGTCCAGATTAAGCGGCAAGTCAAAGTAGTTTGAATTCATTGTCTTTTCCAATTTGGAACTGTGCGACAAGCGCGGTGGTTCTGTGaacaaaattcaacaattattCACGAGCACTTAATCTTTGTCTTTTGtccaaatgaaaattcacttcTTACTCTTCCGTTATCGCTGTTTCAGCTAGTGAATGTTGAATGGTCGATTCATGTCTCAGCGTCAACGTTGAGCTTATCGACACGTGATGAGATTATCTGGAAATCCTTGATTCCGGTAGCTTCTCGTCGCACGGATTCACCTGGAGGAATTCAGTCATTCCGCATCAGGAATAGTCTCAACGAAGCGTGGCTAACTGTCGATACAACAAAAGCCTCGACATTCTTCAAGAGATTATGTATTACCTTTACCAACAATAGTAAGCAATTCTTCGACGGTCTACGGAACAAGGAAAATGTGACAAGAATTTGGCATGTTTCTAGCGAAAATGATTCGACAAAAAGGCGAGCCTCGGGTATagagtaaatttgaaaatttccaactagcgtgaaaataaacatatttgaaaaatgaaattagtgTTAAAAATACTGGGTTCTCAACCTTTAAACATCCGACGCCGCGTGAACGTGTCACGATCTCGAGTTTACGTAGCAGCAGTGATGCCCAGACGAACCGAACATTTGTAGACTGATCGAGGTTTTCGAAGGTGCGGATTGGCCGGCCCGCCGAATCCTCGTATAGTTCGAATGGAAGGAGTAGCGCGAATATAACCGCCGCAATGAGCTTCGCAATCTTCCAAATCCACTCTTGACACCTCTTTGGAGCCTCTTCCTTTTGTTCAATGGCTTCTTCAAGCACCTCTGCTATTATGTTTCTTCCTCAAGGTTGAGAACAGGCTTTTTACCCGAGTCGGCATCTGTCATTTTCGATGAAAACTGCCTCCGCCGAATTCTCGGTGAACAATTTAGATCCCTGTTTTACCgacctaacctcaaaattaaaaattatcataatCATAACAGTTATAAAGTGCCCCTGCAAATATGTCGAACCCGAGTTTGTCAACCTGTCAGTATTTCGTGAAGCGGAAAAAACGCCACTGCAGAATGACCGTTAAACAAGGCAGCAATTACTGTGGCGAGCATCTTCCGCAGGAGC from Diprion similis isolate iyDipSimi1 chromosome 3, iyDipSimi1.1, whole genome shotgun sequence includes:
- the LOC124404771 gene encoding alpha-L-fucosidase isoform X1, which translates into the protein MILRGLLLLCYCATSYSNQLDNYVVMMNNDDVEQWNKETSHKEMNGFLQDETEVDGKPYQATWDSLDKRPIPDWYEDGKIGVFIHWGVFSVPGFGSEWFWKNWKSESGNKYEEFMKAHYPPDFSYQEFARDFTAEFFNATQWSELFKAAGAKYVVLTSKHHEGFTLWPSRYSFSWNSVDIGPHKDLVGDLAQAIRKNTDLKFGLYHSMYEWFNPMYLNDKKNKFATDNFVTQKIYPELLELVNNYHPEVIWSDGDWDASDTYWKSKEFLAWLYNDSPVKDTVVVNDRWGSNIPCHHGGYYTCTDRYNPGVLQPHKWENCMTIDRVSWGFRRNAVLADYLSLKELVHELVVTVSCGGNLLMNVGPTKDGIIAPIFEERLRGLGAWLAVNGEAIYGSRPWNVQNDTTTGDVWYTQSSNKQKLYATLLSWPEDDNLCLGAKQIPDSPQISLLSNGKKLKWKKVGQTLCISLPVDANKGEPAWTLRFEKNG
- the LOC124404771 gene encoding alpha-L-fucosidase isoform X2, which encodes MGFFKMRLKLTANHTKQPGTVWINDRYQTAESGNKYEEFMKAHYPPDFSYQEFARDFTAEFFNATQWSELFKAAGAKYVVLTSKHHEGFTLWPSRYSFSWNSVDIGPHKDLVGDLAQAIRKNTDLKFGLYHSMYEWFNPMYLNDKKNKFATDNFVTQKIYPELLELVNNYHPEVIWSDGDWDASDTYWKSKEFLAWLYNDSPVKDTVVVNDRWGSNIPCHHGGYYTCTDRYNPGVLQPHKWENCMTIDRVSWGFRRNAVLADYLSLKELVHELVVTVSCGGNLLMNVGPTKDGIIAPIFEERLRGLGAWLAVNGEAIYGSRPWNVQNDTTTGDVWYTQSSNKQKLYATLLSWPEDDNLCLGAKQIPDSPQISLLSNGKKLKWKKVGQTLCISLPVDANKGEPAWTLRFEKNG
- the LOC124404770 gene encoding zinc finger protein 345-like translates to MNSNYFDLPLNLDRACRVCLSESTNLSPLFCTDPEASELSGLYQKIEVCGSIEVQEEDGLPSLICDVCIYKATVAHEFRQQCQNSDARLRLYYNKPAKSNVTDSSTQTEPQTRIILTTKTTNSPGNYSVKQEMQTAGSQDFTTSGEPFQSAESCGAENKMREGIVEENKIFNICNIGFDVNKGDERTETLEDDTRHSPFPQTDLEESGDVGTGPSLERIEEQKEASELPDVKPDEAKSTEMSEEDYLVESLLNDNAEGEDVPLIQRAQNIKAKSLPTKSYTDDNCNDDYEDEANSDSQDSDSMKFKCKVCEKRYATQKGLKKHSLVHEKQHKCDICLKLFYKLENMEKHKKIHVSKPHACQLCHASFSKSQSLVRHLKSHTEKVNDIIKQIKIDDPIEEKHPINELENEDDTDDASETNDEPDEFENAPELYKCQSCSQYCSTLKNLKRHSLVHGEKKYSCTVCKKWFFRPDSLKKHAEKHGHGLLDNLMYDNKLFDSDDEPIPKRKRKPTTDSGESTRKEGSEEDGGGEYKCQHCDKIMATKKGLRRHVSMHKPKAEPATCEICEKVCASQARLALHQKTHNKPKEKVPREYLCHICSKVYPSNSSLTYHVRTHTGVKPHVCKICNSGFTTTTSLANHLRIHTGDKPFVCHVCSAAFAVSSAFRRHLTRHTGEANYLCKTCGKAFKRLSTLKEHTYTHSGEKPYICKTCGAAYSHSGSLFAHQKRCRAQYGEIGVLEDHHHTVAHHIHVNNVQSAVRSLAVIGQMF